A single Methanomassiliicoccales archaeon DNA region contains:
- the amrS gene encoding AmmeMemoRadiSam system radical SAM enzyme produces MSISAKTGVEARFWTLKGEIVECQLCPHHCHIKNGGVGICGVRQNRAGRLYSLIYGKASSVHVDPMEKKPLFHFLPGEMVLSLGSIGCNLKCAHCQNYTISQARFGSIYLQDINCEDVIRWAKESRTNAVALTYNEPTIWHEFAYDLFLLCREKGLKTIYVTNGFIEEEPLKEIAPLLDAMNIDVKGFREDFYRDVCKARLAPVLAACELSYRLGVHIELTYLIIPKRNDQEAEIRDFCRWVAMKLDPKVPVHFTRFHPDYRMLDLPSTPMSTMQTAFRIGKEEGLKFVYLGNVWSEEEDTRCPKCGTLNIKRDGYAVRKLAVKDGRCSSCGQDLYMVEK; encoded by the coding sequence ATGAGCATTTCCGCAAAGACAGGCGTTGAGGCTCGGTTTTGGACTTTGAAAGGAGAGATAGTGGAGTGTCAGCTATGTCCTCATCACTGCCATATAAAGAACGGGGGCGTGGGGATCTGCGGAGTGCGCCAAAACCGTGCTGGAAGATTGTACTCGCTGATCTATGGCAAGGCCTCCTCAGTGCATGTGGATCCTATGGAGAAGAAGCCGCTCTTCCATTTCCTGCCAGGAGAAATGGTGCTTTCCTTAGGCAGCATCGGTTGCAATCTTAAATGCGCCCATTGCCAGAACTATACCATCTCTCAGGCCCGATTCGGCTCTATTTACTTACAGGATATAAATTGCGAGGACGTGATAAGATGGGCTAAGGAGAGCCGCACCAATGCTGTAGCCCTCACCTATAACGAGCCGACCATCTGGCATGAATTCGCCTACGATCTCTTCCTTCTTTGTCGTGAGAAAGGTTTAAAGACCATCTATGTGACGAACGGATTCATCGAGGAGGAGCCGCTCAAAGAGATAGCACCGTTACTTGATGCCATGAATATCGATGTGAAGGGCTTTAGAGAGGATTTCTATCGTGATGTATGCAAGGCCAGATTGGCGCCTGTGTTGGCCGCTTGCGAGCTCTCATATCGCCTGGGAGTGCATATCGAGTTGACCTACTTGATCATACCTAAGAGGAACGACCAGGAGGCAGAGATCAGGGATTTCTGCCGCTGGGTGGCCATGAAGCTGGATCCCAAGGTACCTGTCCACTTCACCCGCTTCCATCCTGATTACAGGATGCTGGACCTGCCCTCGACACCCATGAGCACGATGCAGACGGCCTTTAGAATTGGAAAGGAAGAAGGGCTGAAATTCGTGTATCTGGGAAATGTGTGGTCAGAAGAGGAGGACACACGGTGCCCTAAATGCGGTACCTTGAATATTAAGCGCGACGGGTATGCCGTTCGGAAGCTAGCGGTGAAGGACGGAAGATGCTCCAGCTGCGGCCAGGACCTCTATATGGTGGAGAAGTGA
- the thiL gene encoding thiamine-phosphate kinase codes for MTLLSEIGEKAAVRRIQEIIARRGGRSNIGPGDDAAAIEVGDAYVVITTDLIAQSTHIVPGMSPWQIGWSLAAINFSDVAAMGAKPLGLLVSMGLTPDMQWETLDEILEGILDCCARINTELLGGDTKETKELTMVGTALGRVEKNRILLRKGASPGDLLAITGSVGLAAAGYQSLRKGLGFRMAEKALLEPQPRVEEGMMLSSSQVVTSCMDVSDGLASSVYALSESSGVSFVLEHEEIPVEEMVLEIAEAVGMDANELALYFGGDYQLLFTIKPEGLGKLRSLMGEKFSVIGRAIPKSSDNVIARGRDIVKLENRGYEHFRKDRR; via the coding sequence ATGACATTACTTTCAGAGATAGGAGAGAAGGCTGCCGTGCGAAGGATTCAAGAAATCATAGCCCGAAGAGGTGGCAGGAGCAATATCGGGCCTGGTGATGATGCGGCTGCCATCGAGGTGGGAGATGCTTATGTAGTGATTACCACGGATCTGATAGCTCAGAGTACGCATATTGTTCCCGGAATGAGTCCATGGCAGATCGGCTGGAGTTTAGCGGCCATCAATTTTAGCGATGTGGCTGCCATGGGCGCCAAGCCCTTGGGACTGTTGGTCTCCATGGGCCTCACTCCAGATATGCAATGGGAGACGTTGGATGAAATCCTGGAAGGTATATTGGATTGCTGCGCGCGCATCAATACCGAGCTACTGGGAGGAGATACCAAGGAGACCAAAGAATTGACCATGGTCGGCACGGCTCTGGGCAGGGTGGAAAAAAATAGAATATTATTGCGCAAAGGGGCCTCTCCTGGTGACCTCTTGGCCATCACCGGAAGCGTTGGTCTGGCCGCAGCCGGCTATCAATCTCTGCGCAAGGGTTTGGGATTCAGAATGGCAGAGAAGGCATTGCTCGAGCCTCAGCCTAGAGTAGAGGAGGGCATGATGCTCTCATCCTCACAGGTTGTCACATCCTGCATGGACGTCTCAGACGGCCTTGCCTCCTCGGTATACGCTCTATCCGAAAGCAGCGGTGTTTCTTTCGTTTTGGAGCATGAGGAGATACCAGTGGAAGAAATGGTGCTGGAGATAGCTGAGGCGGTGGGCATGGACGCTAATGAGCTTGCATTATATTTCGGTGGTGACTACCAACTTCTTTTCACCATAAAGCCAGAGGGACTAGGGAAGCTACGTTCGCTAATGGGTGAGAAGTTCTCCGTGATCGGGAGGGCAATACCGAAAAGCTCCGATAATGTTATAGCCCGGGGGCGTGACATAGTTAAGCTAGAGAACAGAGGCTATGAGCATTTCCGCAAAGACAGGCGTTGA
- the larA gene encoding nickel-dependent lactate racemase: MRLEIPFGKDEVQTLSIPDENLLEVIRPNQVDSAEDLVELEHALDHPISAPLIEDFFDKGDVLIIVNDGTRPTPTAKMLEVLSRRVRLSKATFLVATGAHRAPTKDEMEMIFGRFLSSLQGSIHIHDCRLSPTYHLVTSREGTEIRVNELVKEHDRILIMTSVEPHYFAGYTGGRKSILPGVCAYATIEQNHRLALRPQAKSLVLQGNPVHEDMMDCLNALQDKTILGLQAVLDRHHSIYRAAFGEVNASFARAVQWADDVFVVKAKAKADIVISIASYPMDVDLYQSQKAMENASNILKDGGALILVSKCRQGIGEERFYHLLSKAIDADHLRSKVETEYCLGDHKAVKMADMGKRARICAVTSLADDALRRIRLEPFHSVQEALDDALSRNGEARVTVIFDGSVVVPRAV, encoded by the coding sequence ATGCGTCTTGAGATACCTTTCGGAAAAGATGAGGTCCAAACTCTATCAATACCAGATGAGAATCTCTTGGAGGTCATCAGGCCCAATCAGGTGGACTCAGCAGAAGACCTGGTGGAGCTGGAGCATGCACTGGACCATCCCATCTCCGCTCCGCTGATAGAGGATTTCTTCGATAAAGGGGATGTTTTAATAATAGTTAATGATGGGACTCGTCCCACTCCCACCGCGAAAATGCTGGAGGTGCTCAGCAGACGGGTTCGCTTGTCGAAAGCCACATTCCTTGTCGCCACTGGGGCTCATAGGGCACCGACTAAAGATGAGATGGAAATGATCTTTGGCAGGTTCCTTAGTTCCCTGCAAGGCTCGATACACATCCATGATTGCCGCCTCTCCCCAACCTATCACCTCGTCACCTCGCGTGAAGGAACAGAGATAAGAGTGAATGAACTGGTCAAGGAGCATGACCGCATCTTGATAATGACCAGTGTTGAGCCGCATTATTTCGCGGGGTACACAGGAGGGCGTAAGTCTATCCTGCCAGGGGTATGTGCCTACGCCACGATCGAGCAAAACCATCGTTTGGCATTGCGCCCTCAGGCCAAGTCCCTTGTCCTCCAGGGGAACCCTGTCCACGAGGACATGATGGACTGCTTGAACGCCCTCCAGGATAAGACCATACTTGGATTACAAGCAGTGCTCGACAGGCATCACTCGATCTACAGGGCCGCGTTCGGAGAGGTAAATGCTTCTTTCGCGCGGGCCGTCCAGTGGGCGGATGACGTATTCGTGGTGAAAGCCAAGGCAAAAGCCGATATAGTAATCTCAATAGCATCTTATCCAATGGATGTCGATCTGTATCAATCTCAGAAGGCGATGGAGAATGCCAGCAACATCCTCAAGGATGGAGGAGCATTGATTTTGGTATCCAAATGCCGTCAAGGCATAGGGGAGGAAAGGTTCTATCATCTTCTCTCTAAGGCGATTGACGCCGACCACCTCCGTAGCAAGGTAGAAACGGAATATTGTCTAGGAGATCATAAAGCGGTCAAAATGGCTGACATGGGCAAGCGTGCAAGGATATGTGCCGTCACATCCTTGGCAGATGATGCCCTGAGGAGGATAAGATTAGAGCCTTTCCACAGCGTCCAAGAAGCCCTTGACGATGCTCTATCACGGAATGGAGAAGCCAGGGTGACGGTGATATTCGACGGGAGTGTGGTGGTGCCCAGAGCGGTGTGA
- a CDS encoding (Fe-S)-binding protein encodes MNGVDDTENLRRLQKAMMTCTYCGFCKSVCPTYEGIGWDTSVARGRIILSYGLLMREIDSDASVMKSLYQCTTCKECERRCPSGIEVVDIVESARRALIASGKVLPPHQRVIQNVRNFGNPYSESRRVQEIIGEGDRGAELGYFAGCTAAYRNTNIALATTSILRKMKERFVVTDAGCCGSVLQRIGLSGDEIKAVMERNVEGITARGVNEVVFSCAGCYRMFKEEYPRHVKVDFKVKHVTEFLAERDVKIRPFQGKLTYHDPCHLGRHMGVYDAPRRILARIPKAEVIEMQRHRETARCCGGGGGVRSAFPELSEQIAAQRMKEASFADVLTTTCPFCVNNLSRGRDLCASRTQVLDLMEFLEPLVEERT; translated from the coding sequence ATGAATGGAGTAGATGACACAGAGAATCTGCGGAGATTGCAGAAGGCCATGATGACTTGCACCTATTGCGGCTTCTGCAAATCCGTTTGCCCTACTTACGAGGGAATAGGCTGGGACACCAGTGTCGCGAGGGGAAGGATAATCCTATCCTACGGCCTCCTCATGAGAGAGATAGACTCTGATGCAAGCGTGATGAAGAGTTTGTATCAATGTACCACCTGCAAGGAGTGCGAGCGTCGCTGTCCCTCAGGCATAGAAGTGGTGGATATTGTAGAGAGCGCCCGGAGGGCTCTGATAGCCAGTGGCAAAGTATTGCCTCCACACCAGCGGGTGATACAGAACGTTAGGAATTTCGGCAATCCCTATTCTGAGAGCAGGCGTGTCCAGGAGATCATCGGGGAGGGAGATAGAGGAGCTGAGCTGGGGTATTTTGCAGGCTGCACCGCAGCATATCGTAACACCAACATCGCCCTCGCCACCACATCAATACTTAGGAAGATGAAAGAGAGGTTCGTGGTCACCGACGCTGGATGCTGTGGTAGCGTGCTACAACGTATCGGTCTCAGCGGAGATGAAATCAAGGCTGTGATGGAGAGGAACGTGGAAGGGATTACCGCCAGAGGTGTGAATGAGGTGGTGTTCTCGTGTGCTGGCTGCTACCGAATGTTCAAAGAGGAGTATCCTCGGCACGTTAAGGTAGATTTCAAAGTGAAGCATGTGACTGAGTTCCTAGCTGAGAGAGACGTGAAAATTAGGCCTTTTCAGGGCAAGCTGACTTACCACGACCCTTGTCATCTCGGTCGTCACATGGGAGTGTATGACGCTCCAAGGAGAATTTTAGCCCGGATCCCAAAAGCGGAAGTAATAGAGATGCAAAGACATAGAGAGACAGCACGATGCTGCGGTGGTGGCGGAGGGGTGCGATCGGCTTTCCCAGAATTATCAGAGCAGATAGCCGCTCAGAGAATGAAGGAAGCAAGCTTCGCGGACGTTTTGACAACCACTTGTCCTTTTTGCGTGAACAATCTCAGCAGAGGAAGAGATCTCTGCGCCAGCCGCACCCAGGTCCTGGATCTTATGGAGTTCCTGGAGCCATTGGTCGAGGAGAGGACATGA